A segment of the Methanomassiliicoccaceae archaeon DOK genome:
GCTGGACGGTCTCGGCGTCAGGGGGACGTTCTTCATGGAGGGGCGCACCGCCGAGGTCACCGACTGCTCCTTCCTGGCGGGTCACTGCATCGGCCTCCACGGATACGACCACGAGGACCTGACAGGCGCCCAGACCGGCGTCGTGCCCGATGTGGAGGCGGTCCTGGGAAGGGGATTCGACGCCGTGTCGGACGCCGTCTCCCATCCCACGTGCTTCAGGGCCCCGTACATGACCGCGGGTCCCGATATCCTCGAGGTCGTGCGCAGCCTGGGCATATCCGCCGACTCATCTGTCTACACGCCCGTGGGGGGACCGACGGATCCCTTCGAGGTCGACGGCATGGAGGAGTACCCCGTTCCGAAGATGAGGGATTCCGCGGGCAAGACCATCGCCGCGTACCTGTGGCCAATGCACGAGGGCCGCAGGGTTCCGTCGGACTACGTCCGCATGGCCGAGGGGCTGTCGCACCTCGTCCTAGCCACACACACCTGGCACATGGTAGAGACGAGGGAGGGCGGCGTTATGGATGAGGTCTGGATCTCCGAAAACGCGGAACGCGTGAGGGTCGTCGTCGAGGGGATACTTGACCAGGGGTTCGAGCCCTGCGTCATCGGGCAATGACCCGATGATGGGTGCCGGACCCGACCCCGGGCCCGGCTGTAAAGAGGTTACGCGGACTCTTCCAAGCAGTGGTGGCGCTCCGGATCGGGGATCCTGGCGACGACCATGAGCACGAGGAATCCGACGATGAACAGCACGACCAGGGACAGGATGCCCAGGGACATGCTGCCTGTCAGCTGGCTCATCGCCGAGACCATGAACGTCCCCATGAAGGAGGCCCCCTTGCCGAAGATGTCCATGAGTCCGAAGAACTCCCCGGACTTCTCCGGAGGGATGATCCTGGAGAAGTAGGATCTGGACATCGCCTGTATGCCTCCCTGGAACACCCCGACGCAGATGGCCAGGACGAAGAACTGCGTGATGTTGTCCATCACGGATGCGTAGATGGTGATGCAGGCGTAGGCGAAGATGCAGACCATCAGCAGTCTGACGATGTTCCTCCCCTGGGCGAGCCTTCCGAAGGCGATGGTGCACGGAAACGCGACTATCTGCGTGACCAGCAGCGCGACGAGAAGCATCGTGGTGTCGAGGCCGATGGCCTCCCCGTACGCCGTCGCCATCTCGATGATCGTGTAAACGCCGTCGATGAAGAAGA
Coding sequences within it:
- a CDS encoding polysaccharide deacetylase family protein, with the protein product MDADRDVNIPIPGSVAAGSIDRGSGTGPRFSSSERGMRILADLLDGLGVRGTFFMEGRTAEVTDCSFLAGHCIGLHGYDHEDLTGAQTGVVPDVEAVLGRGFDAVSDAVSHPTCFRAPYMTAGPDILEVVRSLGISADSSVYTPVGGPTDPFEVDGMEEYPVPKMRDSAGKTIAAYLWPMHEGRRVPSDYVRMAEGLSHLVLATHTWHMVETREGGVMDEVWISENAERVRVVVEGILDQGFEPCVIGQ